One region of Synechococcales cyanobacterium T60_A2020_003 genomic DNA includes:
- the ictB gene encoding putative bicarbonate transporter, IctB family, with product MVSTGWRSLWQTISLANLSPYEWGRSSYTHRLAGLVHSWRGGSRLLQWADFIGLILILLVFVLAPYISTTLIGVLLLSCAAFWALLTLSDDARPHLTPIHLPVLLYWFISVFATALSPVKAQAIEGLIKLTLYMLLFALLARLLRSPLVRSSVITGYLLTALLVSVMGIRQWFFGVDALATWVDPDSAIAGTTRVYSYLGNPNLLAAYLLPASMFSAAAVFAWKRWIPKALAALMFVINSACLVVTFSRGGWIGFVFAGFVLLLLLVNHWSVRLPRFWQKWAVPFVLAASAGFVLFAVMSVEPLRDRAASIFAGREDSSNNFRINVWMAVIEMVKDRPFLGIGPGNAAFNKVYPFYQQPGYTALSAYSILLEIAVETGFIGLSCFLWLLTVTFNQGRIWLTQMRQDWNREVFWLMAAIATMVGMLMHGMVDTVWYRPQVSTLWWLMLAIVSSYYQFQPVRERHDAEG from the coding sequence ATGGTATCCACAGGTTGGCGATCGCTCTGGCAAACAATTTCCTTGGCAAACCTCTCGCCCTACGAGTGGGGACGGTCAAGCTATACACATCGCTTAGCAGGGCTGGTTCATTCCTGGCGAGGGGGGAGTCGTCTGCTCCAGTGGGCTGACTTCATTGGCTTGATTTTGATCTTGCTGGTGTTTGTGCTGGCTCCCTACATCTCCACGACGCTCATTGGCGTTCTGCTTTTGAGCTGTGCTGCGTTTTGGGCGCTGCTCACCCTTAGCGACGATGCCCGTCCTCACCTGACGCCGATCCATTTGCCCGTGTTGCTCTACTGGTTTATCTCAGTGTTTGCGACAGCGCTTTCTCCAGTGAAAGCTCAAGCGATTGAAGGACTAATCAAACTCACGCTGTATATGCTGCTGTTTGCGCTGTTGGCACGACTGTTGCGATCGCCCCTCGTCCGCTCCAGTGTAATTACGGGATATTTGCTCACGGCGCTCCTGGTGAGCGTGATGGGCATCCGGCAATGGTTCTTCGGTGTCGATGCCCTCGCCACCTGGGTGGATCCAGACTCGGCGATCGCGGGTACTACACGGGTGTACAGCTACTTGGGGAACCCCAATTTGTTAGCTGCCTACTTGCTGCCTGCCAGTATGTTTAGCGCGGCGGCGGTTTTTGCCTGGAAGCGCTGGATTCCTAAGGCACTGGCGGCACTCATGTTTGTCATTAACAGTGCGTGTTTAGTGGTAACGTTTAGTCGCGGTGGATGGATTGGGTTTGTCTTCGCAGGGTTTGTGTTACTGCTGCTGCTGGTCAATCACTGGAGCGTACGCTTACCGCGATTTTGGCAAAAATGGGCGGTTCCCTTCGTTTTAGCGGCATCAGCAGGCTTCGTCTTATTTGCGGTGATGTCGGTGGAGCCCTTGCGCGATCGCGCCGCTAGCATTTTTGCAGGACGGGAAGATAGCAGTAACAACTTTCGCATTAACGTCTGGATGGCCGTGATCGAGATGGTCAAGGATCGCCCCTTCTTGGGGATTGGCCCTGGTAATGCGGCCTTCAATAAGGTTTACCCTTTCTATCAGCAACCCGGATACACAGCCCTCAGTGCCTACTCGATCCTGCTGGAAATTGCGGTGGAGACAGGGTTTATTGGTTTATCCTGCTTCCTTTGGCTCCTTACTGTGACATTTAATCAAGGACGGATTTGGCTCACGCAGATGCGTCAAGACTGGAACCGAGAGGTATTCTGGTTGATGGCGGCGATCGCCACGATGGTGGGCATGCTCATGCACGGGATGGTGGATACGGTGTGGTACCGGCCCCAAGTCAGCACTCTTTGGTGGCTAATGCTGGCGATTGTTTCGAGCTACTACCAGTTTCAGCCAGTCCGCGAACGGCATGACGCCGAGGGATAA
- a CDS encoding pentapeptide repeat-containing protein — protein MDINAVRAGQLRHLAGLDLEDEDLSHANLAGVNLVGANLSGATCIAANFAGARLDGANLMGGDFEKADVRANLLGTNLMQANLLEADLRGSNLRGASLMHANVLRATLAGAFLSGANLMGANLQGADLRGADLRGANLSGANLRGANLSQADLQGTLLNEANLEEADLQGANCAGANLMGANLLCTDLDGANLNGAILAGACLLGTVLEQAAR, from the coding sequence ATGGATATTAATGCAGTCCGGGCAGGTCAGTTGCGCCACCTTGCAGGTTTAGATCTAGAAGATGAAGATCTTTCCCATGCCAATCTAGCGGGTGTAAACCTGGTGGGGGCAAACCTGAGCGGTGCAACCTGCATTGCCGCTAACTTTGCTGGGGCACGGCTCGATGGCGCGAATCTGATGGGGGGTGACTTCGAAAAAGCGGATGTCCGTGCGAATTTGTTAGGCACAAACCTCATGCAGGCGAACCTCCTGGAAGCAGATTTGCGAGGCAGCAACCTACGAGGAGCAAGTCTAATGCATGCCAACGTTTTACGGGCGACTTTAGCAGGCGCATTCCTCAGTGGTGCAAACTTGATGGGCGCAAACCTACAAGGGGCAGACCTGCGAGGGGCAGACCTGCGAGGCGCAAATTTGAGTGGTGCGAATCTCCGTGGCGCAAACTTGAGTCAAGCTGATTTGCAGGGAACCCTACTCAACGAGGCCAACTTAGAAGAGGCCGATTTACAAGGAGCCAACTGTGCAGGGGCGAACTTAATGGGCGCGAATCTACTCTGCACCGATTTAGACGGCGCAAACCTAAACGGGGCTATCCTCGCAGGAGCCTGCCTCCTCGGAACTGTCCTTGAACAGGCGGCCCGTTAA
- a CDS encoding metal-dependent phosphohydrolase, translating into MLEGSILHTLKEAHQSGMPGKRPLNFGVYYKNTLVALCHALEDSILATSNCEPVMITAFQRGKWYLQEADRYGDIAAQAQQVVIMAATDSGFAEHPTSQLSNVALVDLSEQDPVAQEWHLIIVSPGYTAMVLCQELSSQDYGASGVPTEDLARKFYGFWTFEPSLVIETAQIAAAHIGQYNPELQAKLSNQLEAIAHPIQHGSAPCATPTADRLGDVVARVIDYLHTSGQGLPDNIPSVIHTAGTYQGLDTNLLSNEFQALLRIAQLIDQTDLRNPMAGAEVASIAEALGQLLDLPAWQIHRLRLGGLLHRIAFLAHEEAALDAPKSSETTVPLTCSLAPGVQVLRRMSRLRAIATILTHQTEWWNGEGQPAGLSGDAIPLESRILGLAIHFQAHLAELHLERTGNDGTGLECPECLMEALKHCEQGAGDRWDPKLVEALTLLVRGLSQGLNLSIAMPKIAAGLWMIDSHSEENVLDASMLV; encoded by the coding sequence ATGCTGGAAGGTTCCATCCTACATACGCTGAAAGAGGCCCATCAGTCGGGAATGCCAGGGAAGCGCCCACTCAACTTTGGGGTCTACTACAAGAATACGTTGGTCGCTCTATGTCATGCGCTAGAGGACTCCATTTTGGCAACCTCCAATTGTGAGCCTGTCATGATTACGGCATTCCAGCGGGGAAAATGGTATCTCCAGGAAGCCGACCGATACGGTGATATTGCTGCCCAAGCCCAGCAGGTCGTAATCATGGCGGCGACCGACTCAGGGTTTGCAGAGCACCCGACTAGCCAGCTTTCTAATGTGGCCTTGGTAGACCTATCGGAACAAGATCCCGTTGCTCAAGAGTGGCACTTGATTATTGTGTCTCCGGGCTATACCGCGATGGTGCTATGTCAGGAACTTTCAAGTCAAGACTATGGCGCGAGTGGCGTCCCTACTGAAGATTTGGCTCGGAAGTTCTATGGCTTTTGGACCTTTGAACCCAGCCTGGTGATCGAAACCGCTCAGATTGCGGCAGCCCACATCGGGCAGTATAACCCTGAGCTACAGGCGAAATTGTCCAATCAGCTAGAGGCGATCGCCCATCCCATTCAGCACGGTTCCGCCCCTTGCGCCACACCAACAGCCGATCGGCTAGGCGATGTTGTAGCACGGGTTATTGACTATTTGCATACGAGTGGACAAGGCTTACCCGATAACATTCCGAGCGTTATCCACACCGCTGGAACGTACCAGGGACTCGATACTAACCTCCTCTCCAACGAGTTCCAGGCACTTCTGCGGATTGCTCAACTCATCGACCAAACTGACTTACGAAACCCGATGGCGGGAGCAGAGGTGGCATCGATCGCTGAAGCCCTGGGGCAGTTGCTTGATCTCCCGGCATGGCAAATTCATCGGCTGCGTTTGGGCGGACTGTTGCACCGAATTGCCTTCCTAGCCCATGAGGAAGCGGCCTTGGATGCCCCGAAATCCTCTGAAACGACTGTACCTCTGACCTGTTCGCTTGCACCGGGTGTTCAAGTGTTGCGGCGAATGTCGCGTCTGCGGGCGATCGCCACTATCCTGACCCACCAAACCGAATGGTGGAATGGCGAAGGACAACCCGCTGGCCTTTCGGGGGATGCGATTCCTTTGGAGTCCAGAATTTTAGGATTAGCGATTCACTTCCAGGCGCACCTTGCAGAGCTACATCTAGAACGAACGGGCAACGATGGCACAGGGCTGGAGTGTCCGGAGTGCCTGATGGAAGCGCTCAAGCACTGTGAACAAGGAGCAGGCGATCGCTGGGATCCCAAACTTGTTGAAGCGTTGACACTCTTAGTGCGGGGTCTGAGTCAAGGATTGAACTTGTCCATTGCGATGCCCAAAATCGCGGCTGGCCTCTGGATGATTGATTCCCACTCGGAAGAAAATGTTCTCGACGCCTCCATGCTCGTCTAG
- a CDS encoding B12-binding domain-containing radical SAM protein, producing the protein MNLPPHSIADPSKSQSDRLLYVRLPCNPIFPIGVVYLADHIHKQFPALEQRIFDLGTIPPLDFSKALDACIDEFRPSLMVFSWRDIQIYAPVGGRGGNPLQNAFEFYYARNPVLKLRGAIGGLRMASSYLTELWRNLNLIKRGYNRAKRYNPNVQLVVGGGAVSVFYEQVGTMLPKGAIVSVGEGEALLEKLIRHQDISGERCYVVGQTTPRDRLIHEQPAPIEKTACNYDYIASIWSDFEYYLQEQDFYVGVQTKRGCPHNCCYCVYTVVEGKQVRINPADEVVAEIQQLYRRGVRNFWFTDAQFIPARKFMDDVEELLQKILDAGMTDIHWAAYIRADNLTPRLCDLMVKTGMNYFEIGITSGSQELVRKMRMGYNLRTVLQNCRDLKAAGFNDLVSVNYSFNVIDETFDTIRQTLAYHRELEKIFGADKVEPAIFFIGLQPHTHLEEYAFEHGILKPGYDPLAIQLPWVAKKLLWNPEPLGSFFGEVCLQAWKQNPNDFGREVMSILEQRLGRADLEDALSAPIINRKELVSLK; encoded by the coding sequence ATGAATTTGCCACCCCACTCCATTGCTGATCCTTCAAAATCGCAGAGCGATCGCCTGTTGTACGTGCGCTTACCGTGCAACCCCATTTTTCCCATCGGCGTCGTCTATCTAGCCGATCACATTCATAAGCAGTTCCCTGCCCTAGAGCAGCGGATTTTTGATCTCGGTACGATTCCGCCTCTAGACTTCTCTAAAGCGCTTGATGCCTGTATCGACGAATTTCGCCCCTCCTTGATGGTGTTCTCATGGCGCGATATTCAAATTTATGCTCCGGTGGGTGGGCGAGGGGGAAATCCCCTTCAGAATGCGTTTGAGTTTTATTACGCCCGCAATCCAGTCCTGAAATTACGGGGTGCGATCGGGGGGCTGCGCATGGCATCATCCTATCTAACTGAGCTGTGGCGCAACCTCAATCTTATTAAGCGGGGGTATAACCGTGCAAAGCGGTATAACCCAAACGTGCAGCTTGTTGTAGGGGGTGGAGCCGTTAGCGTTTTCTATGAGCAAGTCGGTACGATGTTGCCTAAAGGCGCGATTGTTTCCGTTGGCGAAGGGGAAGCCCTTTTGGAAAAGCTGATCCGGCACCAGGATATCTCTGGAGAGCGATGTTACGTCGTGGGGCAAACAACACCGCGCGATCGCCTCATCCATGAACAGCCTGCCCCCATCGAGAAGACAGCCTGCAACTACGACTACATTGCAAGCATCTGGTCAGACTTTGAATACTATCTGCAAGAGCAAGATTTCTATGTTGGCGTTCAAACGAAGCGCGGTTGTCCCCATAACTGCTGCTACTGCGTCTACACCGTCGTCGAAGGCAAGCAGGTACGCATCAATCCTGCCGATGAAGTAGTGGCGGAGATACAGCAGCTTTATCGTCGAGGAGTGCGAAACTTCTGGTTTACCGACGCTCAGTTCATCCCCGCTCGCAAATTCATGGACGACGTGGAAGAGCTGTTGCAGAAGATTTTGGATGCAGGCATGACGGATATTCACTGGGCGGCCTATATCCGTGCCGACAACCTCACGCCCCGCCTGTGTGATCTCATGGTCAAGACAGGCATGAACTACTTTGAAATCGGCATCACCAGCGGTTCCCAGGAGCTAGTGCGCAAAATGCGGATGGGGTATAACCTCCGTACCGTTCTGCAGAATTGCCGCGATCTAAAGGCCGCAGGATTTAATGATTTGGTGTCCGTGAACTATTCGTTCAACGTGATTGATGAAACGTTTGACACGATTCGCCAAACCCTGGCCTACCACCGCGAGTTAGAAAAAATCTTTGGGGCGGACAAAGTCGAACCTGCCATTTTCTTTATTGGATTACAGCCCCATACCCATTTGGAAGAGTATGCCTTTGAGCATGGCATTCTTAAACCAGGATACGATCCCCTTGCCATTCAACTCCCTTGGGTGGCGAAGAAGCTACTTTGGAATCCTGAACCGTTAGGTTCCTTTTTTGGAGAGGTTTGCTTACAAGCCTGGAAGCAAAATCCAAATGACTTCGGGCGCGAGGTGATGAGCATCCTCGAACAACGCTTAGGTCGAGCTGATCTTGAGGATGCTTTAAGTGCTCCGATTATAAATAGAAAAGAGCTAGTTTCCTTGAAATAG
- a CDS encoding GAF domain-containing protein has protein sequence MTVARGAMVNRGDLSQRLELAQEKIHSLLQATRELSPSHQPQVNEIIAEIDVMLADLTAATEELHHRNQELSTFYAEMQTRNANLEAEVQRRTEEVQRALVFESMLKRITDKVRDSLDESQILQAAVQELTLVLGLGGCNAALYDLDRGISTICYEYIDSIPASRGKVALMDRYPEIYRQLQKGMYFQFCSLQPNPERGQVALLSCPIFVDVDSDSGDRGVLGDLWLIHHKDYVFNEFEIRMVQQVANQCAIAIRQARLYKAAQVQVQELERLNRLKDEFLSTVSHELRTPISNVRMAIHMLKQSPSEDRRLRYLEVLETESAREAELINDLLDLQRLEASSYPIEVETVDLGQWLTQLVEPFQSRILNRHQSLDIQCEDPVPPLSSDLNILRRILAELLNNACKYTPAGQAITFHVRYTSNQSENHCSPSFQFKIANQAVIPGSELPHIFEKFYRVPHADPWKQGGTGLGLALVQKLVSQLGGVIQVESDHGWTTFTVDVPNCSAIAPEPDEVTIEE, from the coding sequence ATGACGGTTGCAAGAGGTGCAATGGTGAATAGGGGCGATCTAAGTCAACGACTGGAACTAGCTCAAGAAAAGATCCACAGCTTGCTTCAGGCAACTCGTGAACTATCTCCCTCGCATCAGCCTCAGGTGAATGAAATCATCGCAGAAATCGATGTCATGCTTGCCGATCTAACGGCAGCAACGGAAGAACTTCACCACAGGAATCAAGAGCTTTCCACTTTCTATGCGGAGATGCAAACCCGCAACGCTAACTTAGAAGCAGAAGTCCAGCGTCGCACGGAAGAAGTCCAGCGTGCCCTTGTATTTGAATCGATGCTGAAACGCATCACGGATAAGGTGCGTGATTCCTTGGATGAAAGCCAAATTCTCCAGGCAGCCGTTCAAGAGTTAACGCTAGTTTTAGGATTAGGAGGCTGTAATGCTGCTCTTTACGACTTAGACCGGGGAATTTCTACAATTTGCTACGAATATATTGACTCTATCCCCGCCTCGCGTGGCAAAGTGGCGTTGATGGATCGGTATCCCGAAATTTATCGCCAACTCCAAAAGGGGATGTATTTTCAATTTTGCTCGCTTCAGCCGAACCCCGAACGCGGACAGGTGGCCCTCCTCTCTTGCCCCATCTTTGTAGATGTAGATTCAGACAGTGGCGATCGCGGCGTTCTGGGTGACCTGTGGCTCATCCACCACAAAGACTATGTGTTTAATGAATTTGAAATTCGGATGGTGCAGCAAGTTGCGAACCAATGTGCGATCGCCATTCGCCAAGCCCGTCTTTACAAAGCAGCTCAGGTCCAAGTTCAGGAACTCGAAAGACTGAATCGCCTCAAAGATGAGTTTTTGAGTACGGTATCCCATGAGCTGCGCACGCCTATTTCCAATGTGCGGATGGCCATTCATATGCTGAAACAGTCCCCCTCTGAGGATCGACGCTTGCGGTATCTCGAAGTGCTGGAGACAGAATCTGCCCGTGAGGCCGAACTCATTAATGACTTACTTGATCTACAGCGCTTAGAGGCTTCGTCCTATCCCATTGAAGTGGAAACGGTCGATCTAGGTCAGTGGCTTACCCAACTGGTCGAACCATTCCAGTCGCGGATCTTGAATCGACACCAGAGCTTAGATATTCAGTGCGAAGATCCTGTGCCTCCCCTTTCCTCGGATTTAAACATTCTCAGGCGCATCCTGGCAGAGTTGTTAAACAATGCCTGTAAATATACGCCAGCCGGACAAGCCATTACCTTCCATGTTCGATACACCAGCAATCAAAGTGAGAATCACTGTTCACCGTCCTTCCAGTTCAAAATTGCGAACCAAGCGGTAATTCCTGGTTCGGAATTACCACACATTTTTGAAAAGTTTTATCGCGTTCCCCATGCTGATCCATGGAAACAGGGGGGAACCGGGTTAGGACTAGCGTTGGTGCAAAAGCTGGTGAGTCAGCTTGGAGGTGTGATTCAAGTGGAAAGCGATCATGGGTGGACAACTTTCACGGTGGACGTTCCCAACTGCTCGGCGATCGCCCCTGAGCCTGACGAAGTAACCATCGAAGAGTAA
- a CDS encoding M48 family metallopeptidase: MSPQKITLLGLKSDQFRHPLDLEATQALKQVPGLDLLVRSVLGPVAEQFFYLENIASSVLVGDRQLPELHQALLEACQILDLDPPELYIRQHPAPNAYTLAIRGKKPFIVVHTSLLDLLTLEEIQAVIGHELGHLKCDHGVYLTLANLILLAAGQVTPWGQVLAQNLQAQLMEWIRCAEFTCDRAALLVAQDPKIVASVLMKLAGGSPKISSQLNVDAFIEQARSYDQWSMDEVGTALKQMQTAQLTHPLPVLRAREIDRWASSQTYSRLLQTRVMDYSSEMTSKGGWRNW, translated from the coding sequence ATGTCCCCACAAAAAATAACACTCCTTGGCCTGAAATCTGACCAATTTCGTCATCCGCTCGATCTAGAAGCCACCCAAGCTCTGAAACAGGTTCCAGGATTAGATTTACTCGTGAGAAGTGTGCTAGGGCCAGTGGCGGAGCAGTTTTTCTACCTGGAAAATATTGCCTCTAGCGTGTTGGTGGGCGATCGCCAACTACCTGAGTTACACCAAGCGCTGCTCGAAGCGTGCCAAATTTTAGACCTTGACCCTCCAGAGCTTTACATCCGGCAACATCCAGCCCCCAACGCCTACACCCTAGCTATTCGCGGGAAGAAACCCTTTATTGTGGTGCACACGTCTTTGCTAGACCTGCTGACGTTAGAAGAAATTCAAGCTGTGATTGGGCATGAGTTGGGACACCTCAAGTGCGATCACGGTGTGTATCTTACCCTGGCCAACTTAATCCTTCTGGCCGCAGGGCAGGTGACTCCGTGGGGTCAGGTTCTGGCTCAAAACTTGCAGGCGCAACTTATGGAATGGATTCGGTGCGCGGAATTTACGTGCGATCGCGCCGCCTTGCTGGTTGCCCAAGATCCCAAAATTGTTGCCTCGGTGCTGATGAAGCTAGCCGGAGGATCTCCCAAAATTTCGAGCCAGCTTAATGTGGATGCCTTTATCGAACAAGCGCGATCCTATGATCAATGGTCAATGGATGAAGTAGGAACAGCCTTAAAACAGATGCAAACCGCACAACTAACCCATCCTCTGCCTGTCCTCCGCGCCCGCGAAATTGATCGCTGGGCCAGTAGCCAAACGTATTCAAGACTTCTCCAAACGCGCGTGATGGATTATAGTAGTGAAATGACATCTAAGGGCGGATGGCGAAATTGGTAG
- a CDS encoding RNA-binding protein: MSIYIGNLAYSVTEEDLNEVFAEYGTVSRVHLPKDRETGRVRGFAFVEMGSDTEEDAAIEALDGAEWMGRDLRVNKAKPRENNSRQSFGGGNRGGNWGNNSNSGWNESRSGSRRY, from the coding sequence ATGTCAATTTATATTGGTAACCTGGCCTACTCGGTCACCGAGGAGGATTTGAACGAGGTGTTTGCAGAATATGGCACTGTGAGCCGCGTTCATCTTCCCAAGGATCGGGAGACAGGTCGCGTGCGTGGCTTTGCATTTGTAGAAATGGGAAGCGATACAGAAGAAGATGCAGCAATTGAAGCGCTAGATGGCGCAGAGTGGATGGGACGCGATTTGCGTGTTAACAAGGCCAAGCCTCGTGAGAACAACAGTCGCCAATCCTTCGGCGGTGGCAATCGTGGTGGCAATTGGGGCAACAACAGCAATAGTGGTTGGAACGAAAGCCGATCTGGATCTCGTCGTTACTAA
- a CDS encoding mechanosensitive ion channel: MRGKTLRLTQLRNDEGRLISIPHSAISIVQNLSKEWARVDFTIDVAYDVPIDRSLSVMRNVAETLYREPQWQQVILEPPELLGIDDIDHAGLLIRMWFKTKPLEQWNVAREFRYRLKQAFEREGIWVGVPRQNLGFRHTLELRSTPFSSSHQIPVARE; encoded by the coding sequence ATGAGGGGGAAGACGTTACGGTTAACCCAGCTTCGGAATGACGAAGGACGGCTGATTTCAATCCCTCACAGTGCGATTTCGATTGTTCAGAATCTTTCAAAGGAATGGGCTCGCGTCGATTTCACGATTGATGTTGCCTACGATGTTCCTATTGATCGCAGTCTATCGGTAATGCGCAACGTAGCCGAAACCTTGTATCGAGAGCCCCAATGGCAGCAGGTCATTTTAGAACCGCCAGAACTTCTGGGCATTGACGATATTGATCACGCGGGACTCCTGATTCGGATGTGGTTTAAAACGAAGCCCCTAGAACAGTGGAACGTAGCCAGAGAGTTTCGGTATCGCCTGAAGCAGGCATTTGAACGTGAAGGTATTTGGGTCGGTGTGCCTCGGCAAAATCTGGGTTTCCGCCACACACTGGAATTGCGGTCAACACCATTCTCTAGTAGCCACCAGATACCTGTCGCTAGAGAGTAA